One Bythopirellula goksoeyrii genomic window, GAGTACAGTTTAATGGCGTTTGGTCCCCAGCCTTTGCTGATTGTCGCTCGCGACAGTCGCACGGTAATCTTGGCACACTCCTTGGAGAGGCTTAAAGAAATGGCGGACAACAAAAGTGTGCATCAAACGAGCGATACTCTGGCAACCGAGTGGCAGGCCGCAGACAGGGGGCTTCTAACGATCGTGGCAACAGACAAGTCAATCGAATCTGCCGAATCTACTTCAACCGAACCGGCGGAAATGGCTTGTCGTGCAATCCTCCAGCACACGCGAAAGATTTCCATCGGATTGGACCTGGAAGAAGAAACCGGAAATGTCGGCTTGAAGTTCAGCTTGATTTCTGAAGACGAGCAATCCGCCGAGTCGGTGAGCGAAGCGATCGAGAAACTCATTCCTTTGGCAATCACAGGCCTGACTAAGCAGATCAATGAACACGAATCGGAACATCCGCTTGAAAGTGTTGAAGTCGCCTATGAGCAATTCTGTAAGGAATTCCTGGAAAGAATTTCGACGAATGTCTTGAAGCGGGCCGATGGATCTTACGCAAACGAAATTTTAGCGGTATCGAGATTTCCTATGCAGGAGATGATGCTGGCATTGGCTAAGCATTCCGACGAACTTGAAACTCGATGAAATCGAAATTCTGGAAATGAGAGGCCATCTGCAGGGCGACTCTGCGAGTCGTTCTGCTGGGCTTCTATCTTAGCGAAACCGCTTATCGGCATCCGTTGAATGCTGAAATCTCCAAACGCTCCGCTTAGACGAGAATGGCTCGACAGCCGCGTGGCGGCTAACCTGGTTGCTAAACTGTTTCAGCAAGCCAGGAAGCAACGGCCGTCCAGATGCCATAACACGCTAGAGAAACAATTGAAACCGTGCTGATCCAGAACACAACGTCGTACAAGATTCCAGGATTGAGCTCAGGCAGCGACCGACGATAACGGAAGTCGAAGGCTGCGACGACGACAATCAACAAAATCGCCGCCGTAGCTAGACCCCCTAACATGACCATCAACACCGGTTGCTCGATCCACAGGAACGTGATCGTCCACAACGTGGGAAACACCCAAGCGAGTATCTTAATCGTCCGCACTCGAGAAACTTGCTTCGTGAAATCGATCCAGCCGAACTGACTAAATGTGTCGCTGTAGATGCGTGTCCAAGCAGCTAGGGCGGAGAAGGTCGTCGAAAAGAGTACGAAGAAGGCACCTGCTAGAAAGACATCTCGTGCCCAGGGTCCGAGTGACTCGGTGTACATGTTGGCGAGAGTGGCTACCATCTCATTTCCGGCTGGGATTTCATCTCGTGCGTGTAGTACGGCAGCACCTAATATGTAGAAAGCCGCCGTAACAGTGGTGTAGGCGAGCATCGACAGAAGGGCATCGAATACCATCACACGAGTCCAACCTTTTGCCCGGCGCAACCAGTCGGCATCTCCGCGCTGATAGGACCCAACTCGCGAGGCATAACCCTTTTCGAGCAACCAATAGGTATACTGCATAATCTCATCGCCACCGACACCAGTAAGCCCAAACGCGGCGAACACGAAGAGCAATGCTCCAGGCGGCACTTGGCCTCGCAACCCATCGAGAATCTCATTCCCATTGAGTCCGTAATCCGTCCATTGAAGAGCGGCAACTGATACGAGTGTTAGAATCGTAAAGACACAGGTCATGCTCAGCGACATCATCTCAATCAGCTTGTATCGTTCGCTGAACACCAATGCCGCGACTGTGATTGCTACGACAGCACACCATGCAGGTATCGAGAACGTCGGCATGATGAGATTTAAGAGAATCGCAAGCCCCCCCACGATCCCGCCGACTTGTAGAATCTTGATTGGTAATAAAGCCAACCAAAACCAGATCGTCCAATGCACACGGCCGATTCGCCAGCCGGGAAGCTTATTGATCGCCACGAGAGCCGTCTCGCCATGATGGATCGTGTGTCGGCCAAACTCCAGTTGCAGCACGACCTTCACGAGACAGCTCACGAGGATGACCCACAAGGCAGTGAATCCCGCCTTAGCACCAAGCGTGGTTGTGGCGATCAATTCCCCCGACCCAACGATCGACGCTGAGAGCACAAATCCGGGGCCGCAATATTTCAATTGATCAAGAAACCTTGTGGGAGGCTCCTGAATAGATGCCGGATCGAGAACGTAGGGATCGCGTGGGGGCAAGAGTGTTTGTCACCAATAAACAAGAAGAGAAGCACGAATTTACTGTTGAAAGTGTACGGTGCAGGAGAAGTGAGCGGAAGTGTTTGAAGGGCTGAAATTGATGGGATACAGGGTCCAGACAAGCCAATCGAAAAACGCTAAAATGATGTTCCAAGCAAATTGGACGTAGAAAGTCCATTTCCAATGCTTGGAAATCCCAAATAGAACAGCACTAACAGCAATGAAATACGAAGGATCGCTACGATGGCCGCTCCCACCTTACAAATTGATCCCTTTGCAGCCCGAGACACGTTTGAGACTGGGAACGGCCTAGCCGGAATCTATCGGCTCGCCAAACTCGAAGAGCTGGGTCTAACCAAAGTAGCGGAACTACCCTACTCGATCCGCGTGCTACTGGAATCGTGTCTTCGAAACTGTGATGGCTACACGGTCTCCGAAGATGACGTCAAGAAGCTTGCGGCCTGGACAAAGAGCCGGGGCGTCCTCGCCCCCGGTGATTCTGGCGTCGAAGTTCCTTTCAAGCCCGCCCGAGTGGTCCTCCAGGATTTCACGGGCGTCCCCTGCGTCGTCGACCTCGCTGCCATGCGATCCGCCATGGAGCGACTCGGAGGTGATCCGGAGAAGATTAATCCCCTGGTCCCCGTCGATCTGGTGATCGACCACTCGGTGCAGGTGGACTACTATGCATCCGATACGGCGCTTGATTTGAACATCGAACTGGAATTCTCGCGAAACCGAGAACGCTACGAATTCTTGCGCTGGGGCCAGGAGGCATTTGACAATTTTCGGGTCGTACCCCCGGGTACTGGAATCGTCCATCAGGTAAATCTCGAATATCTTGCCAAATGTGTGTTCCTCTTGGACGATCACGCCGGTAAAGTGGCCGTCCCTGATTCGCTTGTCGGAACCGATAGCCACACCACCATGATCGATGGCCTCGGTGTTGTCGGTTGGGGCGTGGGAGGAATCGAAGCAGAGGGGGTTATGCTAGGCCAGCCGATCTACATGCTTATGCCTGAAGTCGTCGGCATGCAGCTCACCGGCAGGCTCCCCGCCGGGGCCACAGCAACTGATCTCGTGCTAACCGTCACCGAACAGTTGCGTAAAGAAAAAGTCGTCGGCAAGTTCGTCGAGTTCTTTGGCGAAGGTGTCTCGACAATGTCGCTAGCCGATCGGGCCACGATTGCCAACATGTCACCCGAATACGGGGCCACAATGGGTTTCTTTCCTATCGATGAAGAGACACTTCGGTACTTGCGCCGCACGGGCCGCACCGAGGCAGAGGTAGAGCTCGTCGAGAGCTATACCAAAGCTCAGGGCCTGTTTCGTACTGACGACGCACCCATCCCGACCTTTACCAAAACCGTCAAGCTCGATCTCTCAACCGTCGTACCAAGCTTGGCAGGCCCCAAGCGACCTCAAGATCGAATCCCCTTAACGGCAATGAAGTCCACCTGGCATCGCGATCTGGAAGAAGTCTATGGTAAACGCCCCAACAATGGGAGTCCGCAAGGTCGGTGGGAAGGGGAGGGGGGACAGCCAGCAGAAGCCGCTGCAACTGCTGAGGTAGAAGAAGCAGTCGCGATAGCTGATCCTGGATTCGATGGCATTGAAGTTGAAAATAACGGCGAGAAATTTCCCATTCAACACGGCAGCGTCGTCATCGCCGCGATCACGAGTTGCACGAACACGTCGAATCCTTCTGTCATGGTCGCCGCCGGACTTGTCGCCAAGAAAGCGGTCGAAAAAGGTCTCACCGTTCCACCCCATGTGAAGACAAGTCTCGCTCCAGGCTCACGAGTGGTGACTGACTACTTCGCCAAGTCAGGGCTCGACAAGTATCTCGACCAGATCGGTTTTAACACTGTCGGCTATGGTTGCACGACCTGTATCGGCAACAGCGGCCCACTCCCCGAACCAATCGCCAATGCCGTGGGCGAATACGATCTCGTGGTTTCTGGCGTACTCTCAGGTAATCGGAATTTCGAAGGCCGCATCAATCCGCATGTGAAGGCCAACTATCTGGCGAGCCCACCACTAGTTGTTGCATACGGTCTTGCAGGCACAACTGACATCGATCTTACTAAGGACGCCATCGGGACTGGTAAGGATGGCAAACCAGTCATGCTCGCCGACATTTGGCCAACTCATGATGAGGTCCAGTCGGCGGTGGAGAGCAGTGTGTTGCCAGAAATGTTCCAGGCCCAGTACGACAATGTTTGGGCAAAGAATCCCAAGTGGAATGAGATCGAAGTCACAGGAGGCGAGCTGTACGAATGGGACCCAGAAAGCACATACATACAGGAACCACCTTTTCTTGAGGATCTCAAACCAGAGGTGGATCCGATCAAATCAATCAAGGGAGCCCGTTGTCTAGCCTTACTTGGCGACTCGGTCACTACCGATCACATTTCACCCGCTGGTGCGATTGCCAAAGATAGCCCAGCTGGCAAGTTTTTGCAGGCCAATGGTGTCGAGCCGCGCGACTTCAACAGCTATGGTTCTCGCCGTGGCAACGATCGCGTTATGACCCGTGGCACGTTTGCCAATATCCGCATCCGCAACCAGCTCGCTCCTGGCACCGAAGGAGGAGTCACTCGCCATCTTCCCGATGGTGAAGTGATGAGTATCTACGATGCCGCGATGAAATACCGCGACGAAGACATTCCCCTGGTGGTACTTGCTGGCAGCGAATATGGCACCGGATCCAGCCGCGATTGGGCAGCGAAAGGGGCATTTTTGCTCGGTGTGAAAGCCGTGCTGGCGGCCAGCTACGAACGCATCCACCGTAGCAATCTCGTGATGATGGGCGTCTTGCCTCTGGAATTCCCCGGTGGACAAACCTGGGAGCGCTTAGGTCTCACCGGTGAAGAGACGTTCGATTTTCCTGAACTAGGCGATAACCTCAAACCCCGTCAGCAACTCAAAGTCATCGCCCGCCGAGCCGACGCCGACCCCATCGAATTCACCGCCACGGTCCGCATCGACACCCCCGTCGAACTCGACTACTACCGCAATGGTGGCATCCTGCAGACTGTGCTGCGGAAATTGATGAAGGGGTAGGGGTTGTCTCAAGCGTTTCTTCTACTGTTCTGCTACCAACTTAAGATCCTCCGCTAGTAGGAGGAAAAAACCTATCTCTAGCTCCTCAAGGCAATACCATGAAGATTCCTCTCTGTTTGATCACTCTCTCATCTTGGCTGCTTTTCCTCACGACTGCCCAAGCCACCCCGCGTCCCAACATCCTCTTCGTCTTTACCGATGACCATGCGTATCAAGCGATCAGCGCCTACGGTTCGCGGATCAACGAGACGCCTAACATCGACCGACTCGCCCATGAGGGGATGCGGTTCGACAATTGCTATGCCACCAATTCCATTTGCGGTCCTTGCCGAGCGGTGATTCTTACAGGTAAATATAGCCACCTTAATGGATTCCTTGTGAACGGCAACAGGTTTGATGGTGCCCAGCAAACGTTTCCCAAGCTTCTCCAAAAAGCAGGGTATGCAACCGCAATGATTGGAAAATGGCACTTAGAAAGCGAACCCACAGGATTCGACCATTGGGATGTCCTCGTAGGGCAGGGGACCTATTACAATCCGAACATGATCCGCGATGGCAAGCCGACGAAGAATGTTGGCTACACGACCGAACTCATTACCGACAAGGCTCTCGATTGGCTCAAGAATGGCCGTGATCAGGAAAAGCCCTTCATGCTGATGTACCAGCAGAAAGCCCCGCACCGGCCGTGGGATCCCGGTCCGAAGCAACTCGACCTCTACGAAGACGAGACCATACCCGAACCACCGACGCTGTTCGAGGATTATTCTCTCCGCGGCCCAGCTGCCCAGCATCAAGATATGACCATTGCGGAGACAATGGACAAACGCGACTTGAAGCTCATTCCACCGCGAGAATTGAACGAAGAACAACTGGCGAAATGGAATGCCGCGTACGAGGCTCGAAATAAGGCATTCCGCGAAGCGAACCTGACTGGCGATGCGCTGGTGCGATGGAAATATCAGCGCTACATAAAG contains:
- a CDS encoding sulfatase family protein; protein product: MKIPLCLITLSSWLLFLTTAQATPRPNILFVFTDDHAYQAISAYGSRINETPNIDRLAHEGMRFDNCYATNSICGPCRAVILTGKYSHLNGFLVNGNRFDGAQQTFPKLLQKAGYATAMIGKWHLESEPTGFDHWDVLVGQGTYYNPNMIRDGKPTKNVGYTTELITDKALDWLKNGRDQEKPFMLMYQQKAPHRPWDPGPKQLDLYEDETIPEPPTLFEDYSLRGPAAQHQDMTIAETMDKRDLKLIPPRELNEEQLAKWNAAYEARNKAFREANLTGDALVRWKYQRYIKDYLRCVASVDEQLGRVLDWLEESGLAENTMVVYCSDQGFYLGEHGWFDKRWMYEESLRTPFLVRWPGHTKAGSLNDAIVSPVDFAETFLDVAGLEIPSDMQGRSLVPLLEGETPADWRTTFYYHYYEYPGWHHVRRHYGVTDGRFKLIYFYEPDVDEWELYDLLLDKNELQNVYDNKAYAGVRKRLEGELKRLRSELKVPQKDPEASNLKTNAPRTRVPTS
- a CDS encoding Nramp family divalent metal transporter; this translates as MPPRDPYVLDPASIQEPPTRFLDQLKYCGPGFVLSASIVGSGELIATTTLGAKAGFTALWVILVSCLVKVVLQLEFGRHTIHHGETALVAINKLPGWRIGRVHWTIWFWLALLPIKILQVGGIVGGLAILLNLIMPTFSIPAWCAVVAITVAALVFSERYKLIEMMSLSMTCVFTILTLVSVAALQWTDYGLNGNEILDGLRGQVPPGALLFVFAAFGLTGVGGDEIMQYTYWLLEKGYASRVGSYQRGDADWLRRAKGWTRVMVFDALLSMLAYTTVTAAFYILGAAVLHARDEIPAGNEMVATLANMYTESLGPWARDVFLAGAFFVLFSTTFSALAAWTRIYSDTFSQFGWIDFTKQVSRVRTIKILAWVFPTLWTITFLWIEQPVLMVMLGGLATAAILLIVVVAAFDFRYRRSLPELNPGILYDVVFWISTVSIVSLACYGIWTAVASWLAETV
- the acnA gene encoding aconitate hydratase AcnA: MAAPTLQIDPFAARDTFETGNGLAGIYRLAKLEELGLTKVAELPYSIRVLLESCLRNCDGYTVSEDDVKKLAAWTKSRGVLAPGDSGVEVPFKPARVVLQDFTGVPCVVDLAAMRSAMERLGGDPEKINPLVPVDLVIDHSVQVDYYASDTALDLNIELEFSRNRERYEFLRWGQEAFDNFRVVPPGTGIVHQVNLEYLAKCVFLLDDHAGKVAVPDSLVGTDSHTTMIDGLGVVGWGVGGIEAEGVMLGQPIYMLMPEVVGMQLTGRLPAGATATDLVLTVTEQLRKEKVVGKFVEFFGEGVSTMSLADRATIANMSPEYGATMGFFPIDEETLRYLRRTGRTEAEVELVESYTKAQGLFRTDDAPIPTFTKTVKLDLSTVVPSLAGPKRPQDRIPLTAMKSTWHRDLEEVYGKRPNNGSPQGRWEGEGGQPAEAAATAEVEEAVAIADPGFDGIEVENNGEKFPIQHGSVVIAAITSCTNTSNPSVMVAAGLVAKKAVEKGLTVPPHVKTSLAPGSRVVTDYFAKSGLDKYLDQIGFNTVGYGCTTCIGNSGPLPEPIANAVGEYDLVVSGVLSGNRNFEGRINPHVKANYLASPPLVVAYGLAGTTDIDLTKDAIGTGKDGKPVMLADIWPTHDEVQSAVESSVLPEMFQAQYDNVWAKNPKWNEIEVTGGELYEWDPESTYIQEPPFLEDLKPEVDPIKSIKGARCLALLGDSVTTDHISPAGAIAKDSPAGKFLQANGVEPRDFNSYGSRRGNDRVMTRGTFANIRIRNQLAPGTEGGVTRHLPDGEVMSIYDAAMKYRDEDIPLVVLAGSEYGTGSSRDWAAKGAFLLGVKAVLAASYERIHRSNLVMMGVLPLEFPGGQTWERLGLTGEETFDFPELGDNLKPRQQLKVIARRADADPIEFTATVRIDTPVELDYYRNGGILQTVLRKLMKG